The following proteins are co-located in the Streptomyces sp. DT2A-34 genome:
- the uvrC gene encoding excinuclease ABC subunit UvrC, whose translation MADPSSYRPKPGQIPDSPGVYRFRDEHRRVIYVGKAKSLRQRLANYFQDLAGLHPRTRTMVTTAASVEWTVVSTEVEALQLEYSWIKEYDPRFNVKYRDDKSYPYLAVTMNEEYPRVQVMRGHKKKGVRYFGPYAHAWAIRDTVDLLLRVFPVRTCSAGVFKNARRTGRPCLLGYIGKCSAPCVDRVSAEEHRELAEEFCDFMTGRTGTYLRRLEKQMMEAADEMEYERAARLRDDIEALKKAMEKNAVVLADATDADLIAVAEDELEAAVQIFHVRGGRVRGQRGWVTDKVEEITTGALVEHALQQLYGEETGDAVPKEVLVPALPDPVEPVQEWLTGRRGAGVSLRIPQRGDKRALMETVERNAQQALVLHKTKRASDLTTRSRALEEIADALDLDSAPLRIECYDISHLQGDDVVASMVVFEDGLQRKSEYRRFQIKGFEGQDDVRSMHEVITRRFKRYLAEKEKTGEWADGENTLADTSSAPLTDASSDALAGTSSDLLTDTSSAPLANGLKDDDGRPKRFAYPPQLVVVDGGQPQVAAAQRALDELGIDDIAVCGLAKRLEEVWVPGEDDPVVLPRTSEGLYLLQRVRDEAHRFAITYQRTKRAKRFRSSPLDDVPGLGETRKQALIKHFGSVKRLRSATIDQICEVPGIGRKTAETIAVALAQAAPAAPAVNTATGEIMEDEESDTTAETSGEPVSAGAPDERRGQER comes from the coding sequence GGCCGATCCCTCCAGCTACCGCCCCAAGCCGGGACAGATCCCGGACTCTCCCGGGGTGTACAGGTTCCGTGACGAGCACCGCCGGGTGATCTACGTCGGAAAGGCGAAGAGCCTGCGCCAGCGCCTGGCGAACTACTTCCAGGACCTGGCCGGCCTGCACCCGCGCACCCGCACGATGGTCACCACAGCCGCGTCCGTGGAGTGGACCGTGGTGTCCACCGAGGTCGAGGCCCTGCAGCTGGAGTACTCCTGGATCAAGGAGTACGACCCCCGGTTCAACGTCAAGTACCGCGACGACAAGAGCTACCCGTATCTCGCGGTGACGATGAACGAGGAGTACCCGCGTGTGCAGGTGATGCGCGGTCACAAAAAGAAGGGCGTCAGGTATTTCGGGCCGTACGCGCACGCGTGGGCGATCCGTGACACCGTCGACCTGCTCCTGCGCGTCTTCCCCGTGCGCACCTGCTCGGCCGGCGTCTTCAAGAACGCCCGCCGCACCGGCCGCCCCTGCCTGCTCGGCTACATCGGCAAGTGCTCCGCCCCCTGCGTGGACCGCGTCTCGGCCGAGGAGCACCGGGAACTGGCCGAGGAGTTCTGCGACTTCATGACCGGCCGCACGGGCACGTACCTCCGCCGCCTTGAGAAGCAGATGATGGAGGCGGCCGACGAGATGGAGTACGAGCGGGCCGCCCGCCTGCGCGACGACATCGAGGCCCTGAAGAAGGCCATGGAGAAGAACGCGGTCGTGCTCGCCGACGCGACCGACGCCGATCTCATCGCGGTCGCCGAGGACGAGCTGGAAGCGGCCGTACAGATCTTCCACGTCCGTGGCGGCCGGGTGCGCGGCCAGCGCGGCTGGGTCACCGACAAGGTCGAGGAGATCACCACCGGTGCCCTCGTCGAGCACGCCCTCCAGCAGCTCTATGGCGAGGAGACCGGGGACGCCGTGCCCAAGGAGGTCCTGGTCCCGGCCCTGCCCGACCCCGTGGAGCCCGTGCAGGAGTGGCTGACCGGGCGCCGCGGCGCCGGCGTCTCGCTGCGCATCCCCCAGCGCGGCGACAAGCGTGCCCTCATGGAGACCGTCGAGCGCAACGCCCAGCAGGCGCTCGTCCTGCACAAGACCAAGCGCGCCTCCGACCTGACCACGCGCTCGCGTGCCCTGGAGGAGATCGCCGACGCCCTCGACCTGGACAGCGCCCCGCTGAGGATCGAGTGCTACGACATCTCGCACCTCCAGGGCGACGACGTCGTGGCCTCCATGGTCGTCTTCGAGGACGGGCTGCAGCGCAAGAGCGAGTACCGCCGCTTCCAGATCAAGGGCTTCGAGGGCCAGGACGACGTCCGCTCCATGCACGAGGTGATCACCCGCCGCTTCAAGCGCTACCTCGCCGAGAAGGAGAAGACGGGCGAGTGGGCCGACGGCGAGAACACCCTCGCCGACACCTCGTCCGCCCCGCTCACGGACGCCTCGTCCGATGCCCTCGCCGGCACCTCGTCCGACCTGCTCACCGACACCTCCTCCGCCCCCCTCGCCAACGGCCTCAAGGACGACGACGGCCGTCCCAAGCGCTTCGCCTACCCGCCGCAGCTCGTCGTCGTCGACGGCGGACAGCCGCAGGTCGCGGCCGCCCAGCGGGCCCTGGACGAGCTCGGCATCGACGACATCGCCGTCTGCGGCCTCGCCAAGCGCCTGGAGGAGGTCTGGGTACCCGGCGAGGACGACCCGGTCGTCCTGCCCCGGACCAGCGAGGGCCTGTATCTGCTCCAGCGCGTCCGGGACGAGGCCCACCGCTTCGCGATCACCTACCAGCGCACCAAGCGGGCCAAGCGCTTCCGGTCAAGCCCGCTGGACGACGTCCCCGGCCTCGGTGAGACCCGCAAGCAGGCGCTGATCAAGCACTTCGGGTCGGTGAAGAGGCTGCGATCCGCGACAATCGACCAGATCTGTGAGGTTCCGGGCATAGGCCGCAAGACGGCCGAAACGATCGCCGTGGCTCTCGCCCAGGCGGCCCCGGCCGCGCCCGCCGTGAACACGGCGACTGGAGAGATCATGGAAGACGAGGAATCCGATACGACGGCGGAGACCTCGGGGGAGCCCGTGTCCGCGGGCGCCCCGGACGAACGACGGGGGCAGGAGAGATGA
- the rapZ gene encoding RNase adapter RapZ: MSEHHTHPTGERDQEAQETHKKTGEDLTQQDARQEDGAQVSTGNETAGVPEAAIPELVIISGMSGAGRSTAAKCLEDLGWFVVDNLPPALIPTMVELGARSQGNVARIAVVVDVRGRRFFDNLRESLAELDTRGVTRRIVFLESSDDALVRRFESVRRPHPLQGDGRIVDGIAAERQLLRELRGDADLVIDTSSLNVHELRAKMDAQFAGEEEPELRATVMSFGFKYGLPVDADLVVDMRFLPNPHWVPELRPFTGLNEEVSAYVFNQPGAKEFIDRYSELLQLIAAGYRREGKRYVTIAVGCTGGKHRSVATSEKLAARLASQGVETVVVHRDMGRE, translated from the coding sequence ATGAGCGAGCACCACACACATCCCACAGGCGAGCGAGATCAAGAAGCTCAGGAAACCCACAAGAAGACCGGCGAGGATCTCACCCAGCAGGACGCACGCCAGGAAGACGGAGCACAGGTGAGTACGGGCAACGAGACAGCCGGGGTCCCCGAAGCGGCCATCCCCGAGCTGGTGATCATCTCCGGCATGTCCGGGGCCGGCCGCTCGACGGCCGCCAAGTGTCTGGAGGACCTCGGCTGGTTCGTCGTCGACAACCTCCCGCCCGCGCTGATCCCCACCATGGTGGAACTCGGCGCCCGTTCCCAGGGCAATGTGGCGCGGATCGCGGTGGTCGTCGACGTCCGCGGCCGGCGCTTCTTCGACAACCTCCGCGAGTCCCTCGCCGAACTCGACACCCGGGGCGTCACCCGCCGGATCGTCTTCCTGGAGTCCTCCGACGACGCCCTGGTGCGCCGCTTCGAGTCGGTGCGCCGCCCGCACCCCCTCCAGGGCGACGGCCGCATCGTCGACGGCATCGCCGCCGAACGCCAGCTGCTGCGCGAGCTGCGCGGCGACGCCGACCTGGTGATCGACACCTCCAGCCTCAACGTGCACGAGCTGCGCGCCAAGATGGACGCCCAGTTCGCCGGCGAGGAGGAGCCCGAGCTGCGGGCCACGGTCATGTCCTTCGGCTTCAAGTACGGCCTCCCGGTCGACGCCGACCTGGTCGTGGACATGCGCTTCCTGCCCAACCCGCACTGGGTCCCGGAGCTGCGCCCCTTCACCGGCCTCAACGAGGAGGTGTCGGCGTATGTCTTCAACCAGCCCGGCGCGAAGGAGTTCATCGACCGCTACTCCGAGCTGCTCCAGCTCATCGCGGCCGGATACCGCCGAGAGGGCAAGCGGTACGTGACGATCGCGGTCGGTTGCACCGGCGGCAAGCACCGCTCGGTCGCCACATCCGAGAAGCTGGCGGCGCGCCTTGCCTCCCAGGGC